From a region of the Gossypium raimondii isolate GPD5lz chromosome 10, ASM2569854v1, whole genome shotgun sequence genome:
- the LOC105777000 gene encoding transcription initiation factor TFIID subunit 11 codes for MKQSKDPFEAALEEQEESPPNSPVGEDELNSQTPNEPQNQTNGGHSLLVDDDDYDEIGPNVKNSSHPSSTSTSKLHSTSINANVATGATTKNKEYDDDEEEENVEVELSKFPSSADPTKMAKMQAILSQFTEDQMSRYESFRRSALQRSNMRRLLVSITGSQKISLPMTIVVCGIAKMFVGELFEKARIVMTERKESGPIRPCHIREAYRRLKLEGKVPKRSVQRLFR; via the exons ATGAAGCAATCAAAGGATCCATTCGAAGCAGCATTGGAGGAGCAAGAGGAATCGCCACCTAATTCCCCAGTTGGTGAGGATGAGCTGAACAGCCAAACTCCAAATGAGCCCCAGAACCAAACCAATGGTGGACACAGTTTGCTTGTAGATGATGATGATTACGATGAAATTGGTCCGAACGTAAAAAATTCCTCTCATCCATCATCAACTTCAACTTCTAAGTTGCACTCTACAAGTATTAATGCTAATGTTGCTACTGGAGCCACCACCAAAAACAAAGAATACgatgatgatgaagaggaggaaaACGTGGAAGTTGAGCTTAGCAAGTTCCCTTCTAGTGCTGACCCTACTAAAATGGCCAAGATGCA AGCCATTTTATCACAATTCACAGAGGATCAGATGAGTAGATATGAATCATTTAGGAGATCTGCGCTTCAAAGGTCTAATATGAGAAGG TTGTTGGTAAGCATAACTGGCAGCCAGAAAATTTCTTTACCAATGACCATTGTCGTGTGTGGTATAGCGAAAATGTTTGTCGGTGAGCTCTTTGAGAAAG CTAGAATAGTCATGACAGAGAGAAAAGAATCCGGACCAATCAGGCCTTGCCACATTAGAGAAGCTTATAGAAGATTGAAGCTTGAAGGCAAAGTGCCTAAGAGATCAGTGCAAAGGCTGTTCCGCTAA